From the Pseudoalteromonas ulvae UL12 genome, the window ACATCAGCAAGAGCGCGAAGCATAACACTTCACTAGCCGTTCGATACTAATCAAAGCCTGTACAACACTGTACGGGCTTTTTTATTTGGGTTAGGCGTACAGGTTTGCTGAGTTAATTGTCTTTTTATGGCAAGTCGTTATTCGCGCGAAAACCTTGTATATACAGGTTTGTTAATCACGCGGTGAGTTAGCACGGTTGCGCTTATTCAACCTAGGAAGGCACGATTGACGCAAATGTTAGAGGCATGAGCTTAAAAACGAAAAAAGCCATGGATTACATGACTTTGATATTCACTGTTAGGGGAGTGTTTGAAATAAGGTTAGAAAAAACCAAGTGGGCTGTCGGTGTAGCTCACGAGTAAGTTTTTGGTATTTTGATAATGGTCGAGCATCATTTTATGTGTTTCGCGGCCCACACCTGATTTTTTATAACCACCAAAAGCAGCATGAGCCGGATAATGATGATAACAGTTTGTCCACACTCGGCCTGCTTCAATTGCACGGCCCATGCGGTACGCCAGATTCATATCTTTTGTCCAAAGTCCGGCGCCTAAACCAAATTCGGTATCATTGGCGATGGCGATAGCTTCGGCCTCATCTTTAAATGTGGTGACACTGACAACAGGGCCAAAAATTTCTTCGCGAAAAACGCGCATCGAATTATCGCCTTTGAACAACGTGGGTTGCACGTAATAACCTTGTGATAAGTCATCACTGATCGCCTCAACTCCCCCACCAATGAGCACTTGTGCGCCTTCTTGCTTGCCAATCTCTAAGTAGCTTAAAATCTTATCAAACTGCTGTTTCGATGCTTGTGCACCGACCATAGTGTTGCTATCTAGAGGGTTGCCGCGTTTTATTTGTTGCATCCGCTCAATGACTCGGGCGATAAAAGCATCATAAATATCTTCTTGGATTAGTAAACGTGAAGGGCAAGTACAGACTTCACCTTGATTGAAAAATGCTAAGACCGCTCCTTCAACGCATTTACTGATGTATTCTTCGTTCTGATTCATCACATCGTTGAAATAAATATTAGGAGATTTACCGCCTAGCTCGACAGTTGATGGAATGATGTTCTCGGCGGCGCATTTTAAAATATGTGCTCCGACAGGTGTTGAACCGGTAAATGCTATTTTGGCTATTCGGGTACTGGTAGCCAAAGCTTCACCTGCTTCTTTACCAAAGCCGTTGACGACATTTAAGATACCGGCAGGCAATAAATCTTCAATCACTTCAATCAATTTTAAAATGGAGACCGGTGTTTGTTCTGCAGGTTTTAAGATGACGCAATTCCCTGTTACTAATGCAGGAGCGAGTTTCCAAGCAGCCATTAAGAGTGGAAAATTCCACGGAATGATTTGCCCAACGACACCTAATGGCTCATGGAAATGATACGCCACAGTTTGGTCGTCAATTTGGCCGATTGAGCCTTCTTGGCTGCGAATGCACCCTGCATAATAACGAAAGTGATCAACGCATAAGGGTAAATCGGCTGCTAAAGTTTCCCGTACGGCTTTGCCGTTATCCCATGTTTCTGCCACCGCCAACATTTCTAAGTTCTGCTCGATGCGATCGGCTATTTTCAACAATAAATTACTGCGCTCAGTGACCGATGTTTTACCCCATGATTCTTTGGCGGCATGTGCGGCATCCAAGGCAAGATTGATGTCTTTTTCGTTTGAACGTGGAATATGACAAATCACTTCGCCAGTTACTGGGCTGGTATTTTCGAAGTATTGGCCATCAACGGGCTCAAGCCATTGACCGCCAATAAAGTTGCCATAATATGATTTGAATGAAACGAGCGAGCCGGGTTGGCCTGGATTGTTATAGATCATTATTATTCGTCCAATTGTGTGTTGTTTGACCTATCACACTAAAAGTAAATAGCGGACAACACTTGTCGCTTGGTGCAAAAAACTTGACTGTCTGTACATTTCTCATCCATGCTAGCGCCTGTACCTAGAGGAAACGTTATGCATATTTTGACGGATGACAGCCATTTTTATAATAAAAAAATCAAAAGCTTAGTGGATAACTGTACGGTATTTAATGCTGATGATGTGCAACTGTGTATTTACGATACCTATGAAGCTGCCAAAGCAGTTCCTTTTCATGCGGAACAACTGATGTTGTGTGCAATGACACAAGGTGAAAAAGTGATGCATCATCATAGCTTGCCAACTGGTCAGCGCTTTTTACCAGGACAAAGTTTCATTATTGCGCAAGGAGAGCAAGTTGCGATTGATTTCCCAACGGCCAGTTGGCAACAGCCTACGTCGTGTTTGACCATCGAAATTGACAGTAAAAAAATTCAACAGGTGGTAGATAAAATAGCCTTTGAACAAGCGCCGGATCTTAAACAAGTGAGCGCGACCATGCAGCTTGATAATAGCTCTGCAACACAAGCGTTGTACCACCGATTAAGCCAAGTTTTTATTGAAGAGCCTTCAGATAGAAGCGTGCTGATTGATTTAGGGATCACAGAGCTCATCGTACGCTTGCTACGTTTTAATAGTTCACAAATGCTATTGCGTCATGCAAAGCAAGACCCAACGGGGTCATCATTGCACGCTGTGGTGCAGTTTATAGAGCACAACTTAATGCACCCGATTGAAATTGAGCAACTGTGTAAAGTAGCTTGCATGGGTCGTAGCCGTTTGTATGCGATGTTTAAACTGTATTTACATTGCACACCGCAGGCTTATTTGTTGCAGCAAAGGTTGCAGTTTGCTGCGCAGAAAATAAAACAAGGCTTGAGTATCACACAAGCCTGTTTTGATAGTGGTTTTAACGATCCGAGTCATTTTAGCCGTCGCTTTAAAGCTATGTTTGGGCAAAGTCCTAAACAATTTCAGCAGGCCTTTAAACAAGCTTAATTTTGAAAACGCGTACGGCGCGCAATCAATACAAACAGAGGTTAAGTTATTGGTCGCGTTACTCGCCTGATTCTAAGCGTTCAAATTGTTGTTTTGTAGCCAGTTGTTCAGGAGTCAATATTTGATCAATTTGCGCTTCTACAGCTTGCATTGGGTGCTCATTTTGATAAAACTGGCGGTGCGCAGTACCAAAAGCCCCTAATTTAACGTCAATATTACTAATACTCTGCTGATAACTTTGTTGGTAGATATCTAAAATAACCTGCTTTTGGCTATCTTGTAGGTTAGGTAGCATCGCGAAGTAACTTTGCGTGCTATAGAATTTGTCTAGCTCATGCTGCTGCAAGATTTTTTGTTTTTCTAATTGATGATAACTTTCTAATTGTTGTGATGTTAAATGTTGCACGATGTGCTGTTCAAATCGTTGTTGAATAGCGGCCCTTTCTATATTAATGGCTTCTATTTCAGCTTGGTCTTGCTCAGGAGATACAAACGGGTTGTTGTCGAGTGCCATCCGTTGATAATAAGGCGTCATCAACTCGATTTCAGCATTATTTTTTTCGTGTAATAAAGTGCGGAGTTCCGTTAATTGCTGAGCGTTTAATCCAAGTGCGGTGCTAATTTCGTTGATAGCAAAATTGACTTCAATCATTGCTGCTGCTTTGGCAAACTCGACACTTTGGAAGTGAGAATCAAGCGCACTGAAATTGGGTAATTCGTCCAGAGCTAAGGTTGCTTGGTCGCGACCACTTTGATCTGGGAGTGCTTCGGAATATTCTTCATCTGCTTGCTCGCTCAGTTTTTTTTTGTCATCTAGGGCGTTATTGGTTTTAAGGTTGCTGGGTTGTGAGCTTGTCATCGCTGACTGCCTCGCTGAGAGCGGAGAGTCAAAAGAAGCGTCTTTAATCATCACTGAGTTATTGGGTGTAACAGTAAGGTGTTGATGTGTCGATGTGATCAAAAAATAGCTATAACAGGTGCCGACACCCAATAAAAAACTAACAAAAAGTGAGAGGTAAAATTTCATTGTGAAAACTGTACTCAGTGAACGATTATAAAAATAATTAACTTAGGATTATAGCCTAAAGCTAGCCGAAAATGCTGTAAGTAATTGTAAGTACTTACTGATGTTTTACTTCCTTTTCTGGTGGCGGGTGCTTTATTTCTTGTGCCAGCATTAATAGATGAGCTGCACTCCAGCTAAAATTCGTCGCACCTTGCATTTGGCCGCTCTGTGGGTGGTAGTTTTCTCGTATGGGTTGTGCTGCGAGTAAACCTTCACTGTGCTGGATCAGTTTGCTGAAAAGTTGCTGAGCGTGCTGCCAATAGCCATAGTTTTGCAGTGCGATTAAGCCAAAGTAGACTTGATCTAGCCACACTCTGCCGCGCCAATAAATATTCGGGTCATAAGCTGGGTTGCTGAGTGCAGCCGTTGGAAAAGGCACGTGTGTATTAAATTCTTTCGGGTCGAGCATATTTTTGACCACGCGCTGCGCGTGTTGCGGGCTGGCGACACGAGTAAACAGCGGAGCCCATCCTTCAGGGCCTTTGCCGCGATGACTTAGGAGCTGACCATTGCATAGGGTATCGGATGGCGAAGCACTGATTTGTCGGTCGAAATAAAAGCCGCTTTGGGCATCAAAAAAACAGGCGTTGATTTTATCGGCGAGCGCGCGCGAGTCCGTATCGAGTTGTTGCGCTAGGCGGTCTTTGTCGAGTAAGGACGCCATGCTGGCGAGGAGGCGCTTCTCTTGTGCTAGATAGCTATTGAGTTCAACAGATTCTTGATTAATTGAGTAACCGACAAGCTGCTGATTAAATTGGTTCGGCAAAAATTGCACTTGCCAGTCTAGGCGGGCTTTTTTTAAGTGGCCTTGATGATGTTTTTTTGCATAACGCGCGAGTTGTTCGGGGTTGATAAAACCAAAGCGAGCAGCATTGTCCATGCCTGACTCCCAGCCTGCACCATGTTGCACAGGAATATCTAATGCTAAGTAATCCGCCTGCTCCAGCACTTGTTTATACAAGTCGTTACCGCTGCATTGGTAGCTAAAACTCTCGTTAGCTGGCGAGCGTTTACAGCTTGATAAGTCCAAGGGTGGTGCCGTTGTAGGATACTCGACAGTAAAAAGTAACTCGCCTTGTTCATTTGTATGTGCAGGATGCAAGGTCGCACCGTATTCGACTAAGCCATTTTGATTGTGGTCGCGATTGCGATACCACCACTGATGATACGCAAGCAGTTTAGGAAACATCAGCGCGATGAAGTCGCGATCTTGCGTCTGTTGGTAAATGTGCCAAACAGCCCAGCTGGCGAGCGGTGGTTTGGTATTGCGCTCATTCCAATTACCGCCTATGCCGCCACGTTGCGGATCTTTATTGTAAAAAATAGCATCAATTACCATGCCTTCATCGTGGGGTCTGATGGGATCGTTTGCGCTGATTTGATAGTCAAACATCGCCAATACAGTCTGTTTGGCCAATTCAGGTGCAATGTTTGCCAAGGCGTATGCATGTTTCCATGAATCCCATGCCCATGCGCCGTTAAACCAGCGGGCTGTGGTGGATGGGCTGACGATATCGTGCATAATCGCGCCTTGGGGGCTGCGCCAGTTGCCTATTAAAGTTGCCACCGCTTTGGTTTGTACCGCAAGAGGAAGTGGGGAATCGGAATTAAGCCTTTGCTGATAAGTGGCCCAGCGCTGTTGTTGCTGTTGGCTTAATTTCATAACGTGTTGCCACGCGACTGCCGATGTCTCTTCTGGGCGTTGGACATAGCGTTGCTGGGTATAAATTGTGGTGCTTTGCTGAGGTTTTATTTCCAATTCAGCATGGCTGAGATAACTGTTTTTGTGTGACGTGAGCGTCGTATCAGTACTGATCGAGCGAGTAATGTGATACTGCTCTTGGCCAGATAGCATCATCTGCCATGGTGCGCTAAGTTGGGCAAACTTGATCATTAGCTTATCGGGTGTGTTGTCAAAACGCATCTGCCAATTAGGGAAACGTTCTTGGTAGGTTTGTGTCAAAGAGAACGCCTCAAGCAGGCTTCCTTGCCATTGTATTGCCAATGGTAGTGTCTTCACGCTGAGGTTGGTTAGTTTTGTTTCAATCAACGCTGTGGATGAATTGATAAATTGCAATGAAAGCGTGAGCTGCAGTGTTGGCCATCGATAGTGCTGAATAAGTTGGCTGGGTAAGGTTTGCTGGCTATGTTGTGCGCTTTGCAGATCAAAACGTTGCTCAGTATCACGGTGGTGCAATGAAATCTGTTCGAGTTGCTTGGCGATGAATACCCCGTACTCTTGCGCAATAATCATTGGGCCCGTAAATCCACCATATTCATTCCCTGTGGCGGGTTGTAAAAAACCGTGCCAGCTTCCTAGGTCAAAAAAAGGATTAAACAGTTGGTTGCCATACTGATCAAGCTGTTGCATTGCGTTTGGAGAGCCTTGGCGATCAAGTGCTAAGTCAGCTCCAGATGCATGAGAATGTGCGATAAACAGACACAAAATTAGTAACGGGTAAAATCTCATAGGATGCTCAATCAGTTATTATTTTTGGTCTATTGTATGCAATTTGTTGTTTGTTTAGTAGCATAGAGTGAAACTTGTTTTTAGTGATAAAGAATGGTTTTATTTTTATTGATAGTATTTTAGTTTGATATTTATGGCGCTTAGGCTATGATCCGCGCTTATTTTGGCAAACTACCCGAAAGGTTAGGACGCAAAGCTTCCGGTCTACGGTCTTCTATTAAAGGCTACGACAGCGGGGTTGCTGCAACGATATCTTCGTTGTGTCTTTACAGTGCATGTACTGCTTTGTTTTGTTGCCAAATAAATTCATACGTAATAAAGGATTAGAAGGTGTATTGGTATGTTGGCGGCATGTCGCATAAAACAAGATGACTTCATAAGGTGTCGAAATGGTTAATGTATTAGCAGGTTTGTTGCCTGGTGATTGGCATATTATCCACACGTTAGAGACGGATTATCGGCTCAATAAAGGCGATAAAATTCACTTTGCATTATTTGATCAGTTAGGTGATTTACCAGAGCTATCGTTTGAGTATGAAGTCGCTCAAGCCTGTGAAGGTGAGCCTCATGTATGGCCTAAGTTGCTCTGTGAGCATATCAATAAGCATTTTAAAGTTTTACAGGCTGGACGACATTATCCCGAAATCGGCATCGTGCCCAGTTATGGTCAAAATTCTATTTTTGCCTTGCAAGCGAGTGGGATTGTGAGTGTCGATGTTCGTTTTGTGCATGCTGATACCTGTAGAGGGCGGCAGGTTGTTTTACAGCAACTGTATGATTATGTGTTTCCTCAATATCGCAGCGACTACCGGGCTGGCGATCGGGTTTATCATAGTAAAACTGATGCGGTGTATATGTGTAGGCCATGGCCGTACACTGAGTTTTGTCGTCTAGGCGAGCACATGGACGAGCAATATGAACCCGGGCTTGGAAAAAATTGGTCGCTGGCATGGCAGCGGCTAGAATAAAATATGCGTTCATCTGTCATGACGTTTTTCTTCCCTTGAGTAACCATTTATTTAGCTATATAGATAGTGGTTTCACCAAAGTCCGAGTTTTGATTAACTCGGACTTTTTTTATGGATTGGGTTAAAATACGCGCCAATTTGATCTTCTGTTTGGAAATTGTTTGTGGCTAACCCGAGTAACTGTGCACCCAAAGCGATAAAAAAACCGTTTGAAATGTCTCATCATCAACATACGCGTTGCGATAACTATTATTGGATGAGAGATGATGAACGCAATAACCCAGAGGTTATTGCGCATTTGGAAGCGGAAAATCGCTATTGTGACGCGATGCTTAAGCAACATCAGGACCTAGAAGACGCCATATTTACGGAATTAAAAGACCGTATTGTTAAAGATGACAGCACGGTTCCTGTGAAAGATGGCGCGTATTGGTATCATTCTGAAATAAGTGGCGATGATGAGTTTGCGCGATATTTTCGTGCAGAGGATGCACATGGGCTCAACAAACAACTGCTTATCGATACCAATGCACTGGCTGAACAGCATGAATACTATGACTTAGGTGAATTTTCGATTAGCCCTAATGACCGTCTGATGTCCTATTCTGAAGATACCGACAGCCGCCGTATTTATACCATTCGTTTTAAAGATTTAGTCACTGATACCTTGCTTGAAGATGTGCTCGAACACACCGAAGGGCAAGCGGTGTGGGCGAATGATAATCAAACTGTGTTTTATGTTAAAAAAGATCTCAAAACATTATTAGGTTATCAAGTGTATCGTCATTTGCTAGGTACAGCGCAGGCTGACGATGTCTTGGTTTTTGAAGAGCATGATGCCAGCTTTTTTATGGGACTTGGCAAAAGCCGCGATGAATCTCTGATCATGCTTGATTTAGAGTCAACCGAAACCAGTGATACTTGGGTGTTGGATGCGAATAATGCCCAAGGGCAGTTCACGCAATTATGCCCGCGCTCGCATGGCCACGAATATGACGCTGATAAATTAGGCGACATTTATTATATTGTCACTAATTGGCAGGCGAAAAACTTCCGTTTAATGACAGCACATCAATCGGTTATTGGTGATCAATCTAAGTGGCAGGAGATGATCGGTCATCGTGATGACATCATGCTGGAATGTGTAGAGTTATTTGATAAATATAAAGTGGTTACTGAGCGTGAAGCTGGGCAATTAAAATTTATTGTGTATCGTGAAGATGGCACACACTACCCACTGGAATTCAATGATCCGTGTTATTTTGCCGGCTTAGGTGAAAACCCTGAACCGAGCACAACATGCGCCCGATTATATTATTCCAGCTTAACCACTCCAGGCTCTTTGTTAGAGTTTGATTTTGCGACCGGCGAGCAAACTGTGCTCAAACAGCAGCAAGTGCTGGGCGACTTTAACGCTGGGCGTTACCAATCTGAACGGTTGTTTATTGAAGCGAGAGATGGTGCGCAGGTACCTGTTTCGTTGGTTTATCGTAAAGATAGCTTTAAAAAAGATGGCACTAATCCACTGTTTCAATATGGATATGGTGCTTATGGCATCACCATTGATGCGAGCTTTTCTAGTAATGCATTAAGCTTGTTAGATAGAGGTTTTGTTTATGCCATTGCGCATGTTCGCGGCTCTGAAATGCTAGGACGTGATTGGTATGAACAAGGCAAAAAAGCCCACAAACAAAATACCTTCAGTGACTTTATTGATGTCACTCAAGCGTTAGTCGCACAAGGTTATGGCCATGCTGATCAAGTCTTTGCCTCTGGTGGCAGTGCGGGTGGTTTATTAATGGGGGCAGTTGTTAATCAAGCGCCTCAGCTTTATAAAGGGATTGGCTGCCATGTGCCCTTTTTAGATGTGCTGACGACTATGCTCGATGAAAGCATCCCACTGACAACCAATGAATATGACGAGTGGGGAAACCCCAATGAACTCGACGCGTATAACACGATTTTAGCTTACTCACCGTA encodes:
- the exaC gene encoding acetaldehyde dehydrogenase ExaC, producing the protein MIYNNPGQPGSLVSFKSYYGNFIGGQWLEPVDGQYFENTSPVTGEVICHIPRSNEKDINLALDAAHAAKESWGKTSVTERSNLLLKIADRIEQNLEMLAVAETWDNGKAVRETLAADLPLCVDHFRYYAGCIRSQEGSIGQIDDQTVAYHFHEPLGVVGQIIPWNFPLLMAAWKLAPALVTGNCVILKPAEQTPVSILKLIEVIEDLLPAGILNVVNGFGKEAGEALATSTRIAKIAFTGSTPVGAHILKCAAENIIPSTVELGGKSPNIYFNDVMNQNEEYISKCVEGAVLAFFNQGEVCTCPSRLLIQEDIYDAFIARVIERMQQIKRGNPLDSNTMVGAQASKQQFDKILSYLEIGKQEGAQVLIGGGVEAISDDLSQGYYVQPTLFKGDNSMRVFREEIFGPVVSVTTFKDEAEAIAIANDTEFGLGAGLWTKDMNLAYRMGRAIEAGRVWTNCYHHYPAHAAFGGYKKSGVGRETHKMMLDHYQNTKNLLVSYTDSPLGFF
- a CDS encoding AraC family transcriptional regulator yields the protein MHILTDDSHFYNKKIKSLVDNCTVFNADDVQLCIYDTYEAAKAVPFHAEQLMLCAMTQGEKVMHHHSLPTGQRFLPGQSFIIAQGEQVAIDFPTASWQQPTSCLTIEIDSKKIQQVVDKIAFEQAPDLKQVSATMQLDNSSATQALYHRLSQVFIEEPSDRSVLIDLGITELIVRLLRFNSSQMLLRHAKQDPTGSSLHAVVQFIEHNLMHPIEIEQLCKVACMGRSRLYAMFKLYLHCTPQAYLLQQRLQFAAQKIKQGLSITQACFDSGFNDPSHFSRRFKAMFGQSPKQFQQAFKQA
- the ygjK gene encoding alpha-glucosidase; this encodes MRFYPLLILCLFIAHSHASGADLALDRQGSPNAMQQLDQYGNQLFNPFFDLGSWHGFLQPATGNEYGGFTGPMIIAQEYGVFIAKQLEQISLHHRDTEQRFDLQSAQHSQQTLPSQLIQHYRWPTLQLTLSLQFINSSTALIETKLTNLSVKTLPLAIQWQGSLLEAFSLTQTYQERFPNWQMRFDNTPDKLMIKFAQLSAPWQMMLSGQEQYHITRSISTDTTLTSHKNSYLSHAELEIKPQQSTTIYTQQRYVQRPEETSAVAWQHVMKLSQQQQQRWATYQQRLNSDSPLPLAVQTKAVATLIGNWRSPQGAIMHDIVSPSTTARWFNGAWAWDSWKHAYALANIAPELAKQTVLAMFDYQISANDPIRPHDEGMVIDAIFYNKDPQRGGIGGNWNERNTKPPLASWAVWHIYQQTQDRDFIALMFPKLLAYHQWWYRNRDHNQNGLVEYGATLHPAHTNEQGELLFTVEYPTTAPPLDLSSCKRSPANESFSYQCSGNDLYKQVLEQADYLALDIPVQHGAGWESGMDNAARFGFINPEQLARYAKKHHQGHLKKARLDWQVQFLPNQFNQQLVGYSINQESVELNSYLAQEKRLLASMASLLDKDRLAQQLDTDSRALADKINACFFDAQSGFYFDRQISASPSDTLCNGQLLSHRGKGPEGWAPLFTRVASPQHAQRVVKNMLDPKEFNTHVPFPTAALSNPAYDPNIYWRGRVWLDQVYFGLIALQNYGYWQHAQQLFSKLIQHSEGLLAAQPIRENYHPQSGQMQGATNFSWSAAHLLMLAQEIKHPPPEKEVKHQ
- a CDS encoding S9 family peptidase translates to MSHHQHTRCDNYYWMRDDERNNPEVIAHLEAENRYCDAMLKQHQDLEDAIFTELKDRIVKDDSTVPVKDGAYWYHSEISGDDEFARYFRAEDAHGLNKQLLIDTNALAEQHEYYDLGEFSISPNDRLMSYSEDTDSRRIYTIRFKDLVTDTLLEDVLEHTEGQAVWANDNQTVFYVKKDLKTLLGYQVYRHLLGTAQADDVLVFEEHDASFFMGLGKSRDESLIMLDLESTETSDTWVLDANNAQGQFTQLCPRSHGHEYDADKLGDIYYIVTNWQAKNFRLMTAHQSVIGDQSKWQEMIGHRDDIMLECVELFDKYKVVTEREAGQLKFIVYREDGTHYPLEFNDPCYFAGLGENPEPSTTCARLYYSSLTTPGSLLEFDFATGEQTVLKQQQVLGDFNAGRYQSERLFIEARDGAQVPVSLVYRKDSFKKDGTNPLFQYGYGAYGITIDASFSSNALSLLDRGFVYAIAHVRGSEMLGRDWYEQGKKAHKQNTFSDFIDVTQALVAQGYGHADQVFASGGSAGGLLMGAVVNQAPQLYKGIGCHVPFLDVLTTMLDESIPLTTNEYDEWGNPNELDAYNTILAYSPYDNISAQDYPNILVTTGFHDSQVQYWEPMKWVAKMREMKTDSNLLVFKTDMDAGHGGASGRFKSLRERALEMAFFISLLK